The window TATAAATTGTGCCTCATCAATTTGATGTTTCTCATGACTTTCAATTCTTGTCATGTTGCCATCTATTCTAGTGCTCGTTAAATGTACTAATGCCAGTCATATAGTAAATAAATCAGTATTTGTCTTCAGCCTATAACAAATATTACTTAGTAGTTTGGACTGAGGGTAGTTGGGATTTAAGAGTTGAGATTATCAGTGGTTGGAGAAAGAGTACTTAATTGTTTACACTGATGTAATATAAATTTCTTCTAAtgtttctctatttcctcttAGGTTTTCAGTGGAATTACACTAACAAAATTTGGAGGGATTGTGGTCTTGGCCTTTGCCAGATCTCAAATTTTCCAGATATTTTACTTTCGGATGTATTTGGCTATGGTCTTGTTGGGTGCCACCCATGGCTTAATATTCCTCCCAGTATTACTTAGTTATATAGGTAAGGATTATTAAGTTGTTTTTATGGGTATAAAATTGGAAGGACATGATGCTACAGAAGCATTTAAGAATTTATTCAAACTTTTTACTAGTGACTTTTGACTTTGAGTATTCATTCTAAGGAATTCTCATTATTACATGAAGGATTTGTTGCCACAACTGTTACTTGTTAAAGTGCTGACCCCAGTGATTATGTGATCTTAAAGCagaaatttctattaattttcctAATACTAACTGGTCCTCTGCGAAGAAGGAATCCTATATGAGGCATTTATCAAATTCTGGTTAAATGTGACTTAATACCAACTAGTCTCTACTAAACAAACATTTAATGTTATTGAGTAAAGGACTGGGTAAAAATAAATATGCTGCCAGATCATTTATAATGTTGAATCCTATAATGACATTTAGTTTCtcaccctccctccccacttttttttccctctaattttttgggaatgagaataaaaatggtAAAGTAGATTCCCAGCCCTGCATTTAACTGTTTTTAGGTACAGGGGCTTAAACTGAGTCAGTTGTTTCCCTAGTGAGAGTCATCTGAGTTTGGACCAATTCCACGTGTGAACTAGCCTGAGCAAAGTGAAAGATAGATTACTAGCTTTACTTGATGGCATTTTCTTAAAGACTGAAATGGAGCTGACATGCCCTTCATCTTCTATGTAGTTATGTTTAACTGCCTAGTGAACAGGGAGAACAAGGGATGAAACTGGTCATCTCAGAATACAATACCTGTCATACAGAGGAGGACACCTAGCCTACACTCGGgcagacctaagttcaaatttgccttcaaaacacttaataactgtgctcctggacaagtcactttacctctttttggttttactttcctcatctgttaaatgggataatagcacctattattcttatattattaaaGTGGTTCTGGTAAGAAACAGCCTCAGATGACAGTACTGTGGAGAAAAAACCAGtaattattttcctcctcctttaggGCCATCAGTGAATAAAGCTAAAAGCCGTGCTGCTCAAGAACGAAACAGGGGCACTGAACGAGAACGACTCCTCAACTTCTAGTCCTCTAGGGGAGCTGAAAAGTCATGTGGTTTAGGGTGGGACAGTCTGGTTGTCCTGGGAATGGTGGGGTTGGCACTATTAACTTGTGCACTGGACATCAAAGAACACCACCAGCTTCAGACatggtttttaaaaaactcaGGAATGTTCAGCTTAGACTTGTGCGAAAAAACATTACTAAATCTGAATGCATCAAGAGGACACTGAGACATTTTGGAGAAGCTAGAAGAAATAAATCTATTATCTCAGAAAGCCAAAAGTGATGGCCAATATTGGTGGGTATGAGAATAGACTGCTCactgccacttttttttttttttttttttggtaaagaaaaaaaaaaaaacaaatcaatgcaattttttctccctctactttTAGGGGAAATACCCATTCATACAGGTTCTGCACCATATTTTTAGTAACTTTACAGAatatcatgtatatatgcatgtatgtgccAGTGTAAGttttcatatacacatacacatatatacatatatacacacacatactttctaACATTTTGTAGTTCAAAGAGCTTTATTAATGCAATAAATTAACTTTGTTCAATTTTTGTAAAAACTAGCAAATGACTTCAAAAAGTTGTAGGCTTCATTAGAGCTTGGTCTCCAAAAACCTGTTTGAAAAAAGCAACATGTTCATCACAGTGTTCTcctgtaaaggaaaataaaataaagactgtTTAGATCACTATTCAGAGGAACTTCAGATTAAAAAtagattgggggggggaggggaaatgaaaCTACAGCAAACACTTGCAGTTGGTACCTATGTATGAGGGGTTTTAACTTATCTTCTTtaataaaatgctatatttttcTTAAGCTTTGAACTTCCTTTTCTCTACAAGACTCTAGTATATTTAATGTAACTTCACAACTACTTGGTATAAAAACCATCTGTCAGTAAAGGGAAACAATTAGACGACAAGAAAGAACCTTTCTTTTCCActtgaagaggaaaggagaaatgcaAGACTAATCTGTCACCATCACAAAAAGCACACTTGCTTTTAACTTTCTGCTTTTGTCTGACAAACCTGTGAACTTAGGCAAAAACTAAGATTCTGAAAAAGTATTCTGAAACTGCTAAATAATTTTCATGAAGTTGTTTATATCTAGGTGtcataaaaaaaaaccctccaccattcaattcaatttttgtAACTGATTCCATAAGGTCTTTattagaatagaattttttttttttgtttgtgaacCACTGGCTAGGTCTTGGATAGATTTTTAGATGGAGACTATTCTCATAAGAGAATGAGACTAAAACTTGGGAACTAATTTTCaaggtcatcttttttttttttttttttttttgaaacttctCAAATAGCTAACAAGAGTTACCAAAGACACTTGGTTACCTGGTGTGAAATTTGGGTTCCCTCGTAAACGTTGATTTCGTTGTTCAAAAAAGCGGAATATAGTATAGAAAAGCATATTATCTTCAGTTTGTTTTGCAGCATCCAGAAATTTTCGAGCAGAGATGTTGTCATGTCCCCCAATGCCTCGGATAAATCTTAGGGCAGCTAACACTTGGTGCTTAGAAAGAAGAACTTCTACTATTTCATCATTAGCTGTGGAAAGCctctgaaaagagaaaagagaagaggtggCAGAAATGCAAACAACAGATCTTAATTCCTGGCCAGAAATTTCAAGagtatatttattaatcaccctTTACCTTCAGCATGTCCAGAGACAATTGATGAGCAGGGGGATAAATACTTTCTAGGGACAGCAACAGACAGGCCTGGAAGAAAGTTTTCCAGATAATTTAAAacttcaaagagaaaaacaaatgtgaCTAAGAAATACTTGAAATCCAAAGCTCACATTATGTCATTGTGTTTACTGACACCTACCAAAGGCTTTGAGTCACTGAGGACATGGTACTGCAGGAACTGATGAAGCATGTAGAAGAGGTTGTGCTGAACCAGAGTCTTGATAACAAGTTCATGTAGGTAATGCTGAGGAAGAGAGGTAGGTTAGGGTAGGTGCCGTCATTCTGGGGGCGCTAGGCCATGCCAGGGGCCTTAAAAGTGATCTTAGCATCCCAGAGACATGTTTGTTGgacacttttaattttaaatgttaaagttagttttatgttaaagtatgttaaatgttaaagtaaatAGTTAAAAATACCTGAACAGGGATCTGAAACTGGTTAAGAGAGCGAATATATTCCATTAGGACTGCTATCACAAACTTATGAGGTATCTCctgtaaaggaaaaataaataattaaattaataaaaatatttttactagaATGGATTTCATGTTAACAGAACAAAGGGAGACCTATAAAATTACAGGTCTGGATCACAATAAGGAAGTTGTTCCTTGGGCTCCATCAATTCCAATCTGGTTTTGCTATTGAAGGTTATATTGATCATGACCCCCTGGCTCTATTCCACTTAGCCTTCAAAGAATAGATAATATAGGGGGACTCTTTTGTCTGGGAATCACTTTATCAGGACATGGGTCCTGATAAATCACCCTGTATAGGGAAACCATTCTAGTTTCTCTGAGAATTTAAGTCAAGGTATTAGAAACAGTTATAGCaccaagttatttttattatgttattaataatataaagcaatatataagcaataataaaagcaatttagctttcttgaatttttttattttctagaatatTATTTCCTGAACAAAGGATAAactaaatgaaacattttatttaccAACCTTCTTCTCTGTGAATACTGATAGAACATGAGTGTACATATCAGACTGATCAATGACAGCTTGGGTCCTAACAGGTCTTTTGAGAAGGGGATTGCTGCGGCTTTGCCCCGTTTCCACCACCTAGATTAGACGGAAAAGAACAGTTGATAACCAGCTTTTAGAGCAAGAGATCTTACCCATAAGCTCAAGCCCCAACGGCCTTGCATCTTCCTTCCAGTCAATACTTGCTGGCTCTGTGTATCATGGAGCCTCCCTGACGCTGCTTTCTCATCATGAGAAGGTTTAAGTAGTTGActgctaaggtcccttccagctctagatctgtgTAGCTGGGTGAAGGTGTAAAGCAATACTAGCAGCATCTCCTTAAGCCCAGAGTGTAGATAAGCATTCTTGCCCTCAACAAAGTCACTCACAATATGGTGAGGACTATCATAAAAATACTGTGGGGACAGTGGAAGGTCCATTCAATAGTGACTGGACACCTGAAAGCTTTGTGGAGGATGGCCATCAAATCCAGCTGGAAAGGTGATCATAAATTATCATAGAAAGAAGAGATCTTATAGGTATCTATTCTGAtctactcattttgcagatgaatagCTGACCTACATCACTTATGGACATTAAGTCAATGTTAAAAGTGAAGAGCATCAAGGTCTATCCCAATCTAGTGTACTAGTCTTTTCTCCTGTCAATTAGACCCAAGGGCCGTTTTGGCTCTGTAGACTTGAGTCTTAATGGCCACAAGAAGAGGAAAGTTGGTGGAAGATACAAGCTAGCTCTGAAACCAAAAAAGAAAGCTTAGCCCATAGTACTAGACAAATGGCTAATTAGAAAGGGTTGGTTAGTCAATAAGCACaatactatgtgctaggcattgtgctaagcaatggggagagagaaaaaacagttCTTTCCCCAAAGGATATACATGTCAGGACTTGGAAAATGGATCCTACCTCTTGATAGAGAGGTGACTGACTTGGTGCATAATGAgatattttttggacatggcaaaTGCAGGgacttgttttgcttaactattacTACTGTGTATTACAAgagttttttccattttccaatggACATGGGGGtggtgggagaaagaaaagataaatttttgtaaagaaataattgtattgttttttaaaaaggagaaactgGAACAACCATTCAAGATCATAtggtattggattacttgctatctaggggagagggttggagggaaaggaggggaactggaacacaagattttgcaagggttaatgttgaaaatttatccatgcatacgttttgaaaataaaaagctttagttaaaaaaaaaaaaaagcgtggatatagagcaaaaaaaaaaaaaaaaaaaaaaaaaaaaaaaaagtaaaagaaacttAAAAGGTTTCCAGTCTTTTGGAGGACATatgaaggagggaaaataaaacaatagaaaggtatgatttaaaaaaaaacaaaaacaaaaaaaacatatgGGATAGATCTAAATTCACCTCAGAGAAAAAACCTTTTGTGAGGGTCAGTTATACCATAATAAAGCTTTCCAGGATTTCTTTAACATCTCCTGTAGGAAGAATAAATTTATTCCCTCAATAGGCTAAGATTTCTGTGACCAAAAACAGGGAGCCTGATATAAGCTGTGTGAAGAAACACAGAAACCACCTTCAAACGACACCCTGTTTTTGTCTTTAATGACCATAAGAAACAAGACATTGTGGCCCTCAATCCCTGGGCTGATTTTTCTGGATCACAGAGACTTCATCACACCCTGGTGTCATAGGCCTTTTATGCAAGGGGGGGAGTGGGAGGAGGAACCTTCTGCACTGGCCTTCTGGCGCCCCCTGTGGGTTCCTACTAGTCCTTTCCCCGTGTGCTCTCTGATACTGTCTAATTTCATGTGACTTTGTAAGCGacttatttaacctctctgtgccttaatttcttcactgTAAAAGGGGATGGGACACTTGGATTATTAATCCCAAAGGATTGTTATATTCTttgaagtactttataaatgagtAGTCTTTACAGCAAATAATTCTGTCTACACAGAAAGTAAACTTCTATAAAGTTGTATTTTAAAAGGGttaaataagagaatatttaccttaaaaatacaaaagataaaaatatacacataacaAACTCAATTTCTACAAAGACAGAACTTTAGAGCTGATGGAGGACCATCAGTGAAAGCTGATATAAAAAAATGCCCCATATAAATTGTGCTATTGAAGTAAATTTGTTAGGATGTTTCTCTTAAATTAACAAGTAACTGGAAAGAGATATCCTTCAGCTATTATTGCTcataaaagttattaaattttatGGCAGATCCTTTATTTTGATTATCAACTGAGAATAAGAGTGAGGGGAAATGTGGTCATTTACTTTCTAATTTATCAAATGTTCATCTAGAAGTAGAGAGGTcactaaataaaatgagatcCACTTCAATATTTCAGATACACCAGGCTCATAACTCTCCGGTTTGACAAGAATAATAGTTTAGTTTTAGTTATAGCTTTTATTTGGTGGAAGAtgatatacataaaattataaatgtatctaaaataaaatgaactgaactaaTTTCAATACTTGGGTGTTTCAGCCTTCCCAATTTATTGTTATGAATAGTAGTTTTCTCCTTTGGTTTAGAAATGACTTTAtagaatcaaatatttttatataaagtaatttggcaTGTAGTCCAATATCCAATTGTAAGATTCACATAAGAAAAGTCAATATAATTGTATGCTTTTCATTAAATTtgattacatattatatttttaaaggattaattcatgtgaattttatttaaattagcCACAGCCATATTTAATAGAGGAAGTCTCTTCACCATGGTATAAATAACTTACCATTGTATAATTCTGCTCAGCTTCCAAGTACTTTTTATATTCATGATTGAGTTTATCAAAAACAGTAGCAATCACAGGTAATGTTCCTCTGTCTGATTCGCTTAACACTAAAAGAGATGCAACATTCATGCACAGATAAAAATATTCTTCAGAATGCAAATTCTAtaaactaaacaaataaaaatctactCTTAAGAGACTAGCCACActcatgatatatttttaaattccttaatcCTCTCATGACAAAGCGTGAATagctaaaatataaaaatgaaagaaaattctcCAATAAAATCTATTCAATCATATACCAGGAGTGGCTCTACtaaatatatttatcttcatTCAAGATGCCTTAAAAATAGTCATGCTGCTTTAGAGCTGAGTAAAAAACAATATTCATTATAAGCAGATGCCCAGATTCAGGTTTCTTCTATTCTTCTGATTTTGGAACCATACTAATTAATTAGTCCCTTATTAACTACTCTAAAACCAAGAAACACGTGGAGTCTCTTCTGTTCCTTTACCGTCAAGAGTTGACGAGCAACAAAAATATGACCCAATCAAGTAGACATAGCAGGTAGTTGAAACCTcagttttgggaaaaaaagaatgaatactaATGGATGTCCTGCCAACATCTTACACACCCCATATTCAAATCTGAATTGatcatcttttccaatttttctactcCCTTATAAGGATTCCCTATCACCTGCAGGCCCTTCTTATATTCTGACTAGTTTTCCTTGTCTGTGTTAAGAAATAGAACTATTTGCTCTTGTTCCCCAACCTCATCTTAGCCTACAGCCTCTGGCATTTATTCAGGTTGTTTGCCATGTGCAAAACAGTCTACTCTCCATATTGCTGGCTTTTGAAACTCCTAagacaaattattttcctatcCTTGAATATCTTATGTCAATCTATCTGACTCTCCAATGtacttaataatattaatttctatttatacaGATGTCATATGCACAGAAATAGAAATTCTAATGTACACCTACTGCTGCATAACACAATTCCTTCTACACAGTAGGCAGGAGTACATTCTtcaatttaaagatttaaaagaaattagcaaacaCAAACTTACTCTGTGAACACACAGACAAAATGACCATCTTGCAGTCTCTTCTCTGGAGAAGAAAGTCCATCAGTCTTCCTTTATCAAGTAAGAGATTTACTACAGGCTGAAGTTTTACTTGAAGAGTCCAGAGATAACCTAGATTTTAAAAGCAGTAGGTTTAACAATTTGATCTGAACCAGAGCCAACAGAACAAATACATAACCACATCTGATTCAATTCTTTGGGCAAAACCTCAAAATAACAAtggtaattatttcattttctattgaaAGAGCAATCTCAGGTATCCAAGGCTTAACTATTATCATACATGACTAACTTCTGAATGTTCTGACAACTCCTAAAACTACACAACCAAAACCCAACCTCAGTGCCTAGATAAAGATTAAACAGGATTGAACACCTCTACACTCTGTATTATTAGTGGTGCCTTTTTTCCAACCCAGGGAGCTGGGCAGCACTCAGTCATAGACTTGATTTCCCATCACATATGGAACACTTTCCagagagaaacctggagagatgaaaaggtgcttaacaaataccaCTAATATCAAGTAATATTCTTTGTTATCTCTTCTATTACTATTACTCTAATGAGATAGCTCTGTAAAAACCTCACTAAGATTTCACAATGAAATAAACAGATTGATCTAgacatttcttaaaatttaactGGACAAAATTCCATTAGACGTTTTACCTTACTAATAACTGCCTTTTAAAATTCACACACATTATAACAGATGACTGTGCCTTCTGACCTACCCTGACTTGCACTGATGATGATGTCAGGCTGAAAGACGATCCAGGATGATGAATCTGAATGTCAAGGGAAGTTCCAAAAAGTGAAggaatacatatgtatttttaacCCTCCTCTCCAACAGTAGTGGACCAGATCCTTCTAGAAACATTGCCACAATGTGGAGACCCACAGTGCTTCAATCACTAAAATCACTGAGTAGGATGGCCACTAGGCCTTATTGTCTGTTTTACAAGTGCATCCTAAAGTCTTCTGGACTGTATTATCTGCCCTGTCACTATACACACTCCAGAACCCCAGGCACTGCTATCTGACCTACTAATATACCTTAAGAAGACTTAGATCTTTCTACTTGCCATGTACTGGACTCTTGGACCTCTGGACCTTTTCACTGATCTTAAAGAACATTCCCTTATACATCGACTCTTCCATTCAGAATGGGAGCTCCTTCAGGACAGGGATTGTTTTGAATTATTATCTATGTCTAAAGGATCTAGCACACTGCATACATGGTAAGCACTAAACACATCTACCCCAtgtgcatattttaaaataggcTCCTACCACAAATGTTTGAGAGAGCTAAGAGAGTTCCTTAtcttaataatggctttttaGAAAAtggtagtttttaaaattttgttttacaaagatTCAACTCATTTTAAGAGGTTGAATGTTAGACACCAAAAGAGATAGATACTTCATTTCCATGATCACTTTGTCATCTGCTCTTCTCAAAGGATACAGAGCTTACAGGGAACAGGAGATTGGCTGGTCACAGAAGCAGGACCtatgtttttgaaagaaaaattatggaaaagcTGAAAACGTGGTTCTTAAATACACAATTTCACCTACTTACCACATCTCACTTATGTGCCAAAGAATCCACAACATCAATTTTACCAGGTACAAATACAGATCTCTATGACTTGAGAGAGTTCCTGAAAGTAGAacccttctctccccacctccatttCCAGTCCAACTGGGCAGATAGTCAAATTCTTTGATGTTACCCAAAGATGCAATCAAGTAGAAGAATAAATGTATTTTAGAAAACCGAGAAGCTGTGGGGACCCAAGTCAGCTGCACTGAAGACAGTGGACAGCTTGGTCGACAAAGATCTGACACTCCATGTCATGAAGAATCATAAGATCTCAGAGACAGCAAAAAGACTTTCGAGACCCACCAAGTTTGATCCCCTTGTGGACACCTCCAGCAATGAGGACTTTGTCCAGTGAGACATTCTGTTATAGTTTGTGGATAGCTCTAGCTACTAGgaagttctttcttcttcttttttaaataatagctttttattttcaaaatacatacaaaaagttttcaacattcactcttgtaaaaccttgtgttccaaattttttctccctccccagatggcaagtaatatgttaaatatgtgcaattcctctatatatatctccacaattatcatgctgcacaagaaaaaatcaaatcaaaaagggaaaaaaatgagaacgaaaacaaaatgcaagcaaacaaaaacaaaaagagtgaaaatactatgttgtgatccacactcagtccctgtagatggctctctctatcacaagattattggaattggcctaaatcatctcattattgaagagagccacatccatcaaaattgatcatcatataatcttgttgtttccatgtataatgatctgtttctgctcatttcacttagcatcagttcatgtaagtctctgcagacctttctgaaatcatcctattggtagtttcttatagaacaataatattctataacattcatataccataacttattcagctattctccaactgatgggcagccactgaGTTTGCAGGTCCTTGCCATTATGAAAAAGGccaatacaaacatttttgcagcattttcctctttttatgatttttttgggatgcAGACATACTAGAGAcattgcttgatcaaagggtatgcagtgttatagccctttgggcatagttccaaattgctttccagaatagttggatcatttcacagttccaccaacaatgtatcagtatcccaattttcccacatcctctctaacatctgtcattatcttttcctgtcattttagtcagtcTGAGAGCTGTGTAgtagtaactcagagttgttttaatttgcatttctctgatcaatagtgatt of the Sarcophilus harrisii chromosome 1, mSarHar1.11, whole genome shotgun sequence genome contains:
- the RMC1 gene encoding regulator of MON1-CCZ1 complex; amino-acid sequence: MSEEEEDYYLELCERPVHFEKANPVNCVFFDEANKQVFAVRSGGATGVVVKGPEDRSPISFRMEDKGEVKCIKFSLGNKILAVQRTAKTVDFLNFLPDCPHLEYTQECKTKNANILGFCWTSSTEIVFITDQGIEFYQVLPEKRSLKLLKSQNINVNWYMYCPESSVILLSTTVLGNVLQPFYFRAGTMSKLSKFEIELPAAPKSTKLSLSERDIAMATIYGQLHVLFLRHHSRTSNSAGAEVVLYHLPREGVCKKTHILKLNRTGKFALNVVDNLVVVHHQDTETSVIFDIKLRGEFDGTITLHHPVLPARSIQPYQIPMAGPASVTSQSPVPCKLYSSSWIVFQPDIIISASQGYLWTLQVKLQPVVNLLLDKGRLMDFLLQRRDCKMVILSVCSQMLSESDRGTLPVIATVFDKLNHEYKKYLEAEQNYTMVVETGQSRSNPLLKRPVRTQAVIDQSDMYTHVLSVFTEKKEIPHKFVIAVLMEYIRSLNQFQIPVQHYLHELVIKTLVQHNLFYMLHQFLQYHVLSDSKPLACLLLSLESIYPPAHQLSLDMLKRLSTANDEIVEVLLSKHQVLAALRFIRGIGGHDNISARKFLDAAKQTEDNMLFYTIFRFFEQRNQRLRGNPNFTPGEHCDEHVAFFKQVFGDQALMKPTTF